One genomic window of Magnolia sinica isolate HGM2019 chromosome 3, MsV1, whole genome shotgun sequence includes the following:
- the LOC131238576 gene encoding structural maintenance of chromosomes protein 2-1-like isoform X1: protein MEIEQKDFSLKVDKLLERHSWIAAEKQLFGKSGTDYDFSSRDHRKSREELEKLQAEQFGLEKRVNRKVMAMFEKAEDEYNDSLSKKNIIENDKSKIKKVIEELDEKKKETLKVTWVKVNKLTS from the exons ATGGAGATTGAACAGAAAGATTTCTCCCTGAAGGTAGATAAACTACTAGAAAGGCATAGTTGGATTGCAGCTGAGAAACAATTATTTGGAAAAAGTGGGACAGATTATGACTTCTCATCTCGTGATCATCgtaaatcaagggaggagctTGAGAAACTTCAAGCTGAACAATTTGG CCTTGAGAAGAGGGTCAACAGAAAAGTTATGGCAATGTTCGAGAAAGCTGAAGATGAATACAATGACTCATTATCCAAGAAAAACATCATTGAG AATGATAAGTCAAAAATCAAGAAGGTGATTGAAGAGCTtgatgaaaagaagaaggaaacactAAAAGTTACTTGGGTTAAAGTGAACAA gctgacaagctaa
- the LOC131238576 gene encoding structural maintenance of chromosomes protein 2-2-like isoform X3 codes for MQMLRGKNWKMSLEKRVNRKVMAMFEKAEDEYNDSLSKKNIIENDKSKIKKVIEELDEKKKETLKVTWVKVNKLTS; via the exons ATGCAAATGTTGAGAGGAAAAAATTGGAAAATGAG CCTTGAGAAGAGGGTCAACAGAAAAGTTATGGCAATGTTCGAGAAAGCTGAAGATGAATACAATGACTCATTATCCAAGAAAAACATCATTGAG AATGATAAGTCAAAAATCAAGAAGGTGATTGAAGAGCTtgatgaaaagaagaaggaaacactAAAAGTTACTTGGGTTAAAGTGAACAA gctgacaagctaa
- the LOC131238576 gene encoding structural maintenance of chromosomes protein 2-2-like isoform X2, which produces MEIEQKDFSLKVDKLLERHSWIAAEKQLFGKSGTDYDFSSRDHRKSREELEKLQAEQFGLEKRVNRKVMAMFEKAEDEYNDSLSKKNIIESKIKKVIEELDEKKKETLKVTWVKVNKLTS; this is translated from the exons ATGGAGATTGAACAGAAAGATTTCTCCCTGAAGGTAGATAAACTACTAGAAAGGCATAGTTGGATTGCAGCTGAGAAACAATTATTTGGAAAAAGTGGGACAGATTATGACTTCTCATCTCGTGATCATCgtaaatcaagggaggagctTGAGAAACTTCAAGCTGAACAATTTGG CCTTGAGAAGAGGGTCAACAGAAAAGTTATGGCAATGTTCGAGAAAGCTGAAGATGAATACAATGACTCATTATCCAAGAAAAACATCATTGAG TCAAAAATCAAGAAGGTGATTGAAGAGCTtgatgaaaagaagaaggaaacactAAAAGTTACTTGGGTTAAAGTGAACAA gctgacaagctaa